The following are encoded together in the Ignavibacteriales bacterium genome:
- a CDS encoding NADH-quinone oxidoreductase subunit A, protein MIEQYIPVFLVIAFALIFAVATVFSSGIFGPQRPTGEKNSTYESGMKPVGTTHERVSVKYYLVAMLFIIFDIEVIFVYPWAVEFRRMFQESGISVFISMLIFLIILELGYLYAYKKGAFKWD, encoded by the coding sequence ATGATTGAACAATACATACCCGTATTTCTTGTAATTGCATTTGCTTTAATATTTGCAGTTGCAACAGTTTTTTCCTCCGGCATTTTCGGACCGCAGAGACCGACAGGCGAGAAAAATTCTACTTATGAAAGTGGAATGAAACCGGTTGGTACCACACACGAAAGAGTCTCTGTTAAGTATTATCTTGTTGCAATGCTGTTTATAATTTTTGATATAGAGGTTATTTTTGTTTACCCCTGGGCTGTTGAATTTAGAAGAATGTTTCAAGAGAGTGGCATAAGTGTTTTTATTTCGATGTTGATATTTCTAATTATACTTGAGCTTGGATATTTATATGCTTATAAGAAAGGCGCTTTCAAATGGGATTAG
- a CDS encoding glycosyltransferase family 39 protein, with protein sequence MPKKNKLRKNSKVEISNEQSANSLFMKLQKIIEYKHLGFIFAISYSIILGLISLSLHKIGDYGVETDFYWNYVPAAQHFLKGTVQIEQFHGPLYPMVLSVFGLAFGDFFTGGIILGLVSAAFIIYFSFETLKNIFSPLVATPVTLLIILNPIFIQYTYSAGTDMFFIALVSAAVFFFFKANQFNTTNILLASFFGGLSYLTRYNGLFLFSFVIVILFINYWKIDFKKRLIVSALFISVFILTISPWGIYCLKEKGSFFYNENYKNIAYELYGKGKIGWDEFWFKESKSFTSMSQVILKDPGLFISNTLNNIPDHYLGDMEKLTGWHIGLFIALGFFLLLFNKPLKKSTLSGLRICW encoded by the coding sequence ATGCCCAAAAAAAATAAACTTCGTAAAAATTCTAAAGTTGAAATTAGCAATGAACAAAGCGCCAACTCACTTTTTATGAAATTGCAAAAGATAATCGAATATAAACATCTTGGTTTTATCTTCGCTATTTCATATTCAATCATTTTAGGGTTGATCAGTTTATCGCTTCACAAGATTGGAGATTACGGAGTCGAAACGGATTTTTATTGGAACTATGTTCCCGCTGCACAACATTTTCTTAAGGGCACCGTGCAGATTGAACAGTTCCATGGACCGCTCTATCCAATGGTTCTTTCCGTTTTTGGTTTGGCATTCGGAGATTTTTTTACCGGCGGAATTATTCTTGGTTTAGTTTCTGCCGCATTCATAATTTATTTTTCTTTCGAAACATTAAAAAATATTTTTTCACCATTAGTTGCAACTCCTGTTACGCTTTTAATCATCTTAAATCCAATATTCATTCAATACACTTACAGTGCAGGCACGGATATGTTTTTTATTGCATTAGTAAGTGCTGCTGTGTTTTTCTTTTTCAAAGCAAACCAATTTAACACAACTAATATTTTGCTTGCTTCTTTTTTCGGCGGGCTTTCATATTTGACAAGATATAACGGACTTTTCTTATTTAGTTTTGTTATAGTGATTTTATTTATCAATTACTGGAAAATTGATTTTAAAAAGAGACTGATTGTATCAGCTCTTTTTATTTCAGTTTTTATTTTAACTATTTCACCTTGGGGGATTTATTGCTTAAAAGAAAAAGGGAGTTTTTTTTATAATGAAAATTATAAAAACATTGCCTATGAACTTTACGGAAAAGGTAAAATAGGATGGGATGAATTTTGGTTTAAAGAAAGTAAATCCTTTACATCAATGTCGCAGGTCATCTTAAAAGATCCTGGATTATTTATTTCGAATACACTAAATAATATTCCCGATCACTATTTAGGTGATATGGAAAAGCTTACCGGCTGGCATATAGGACTTTTTATCGCACTTGGATTTTTTCTACTCCTTTTTAATAAGCCTCTAAAAAAATCAACACTATCGGGTTTGCGTATTTGTTGGTAA
- a CDS encoding NAD(P)H-dependent oxidoreductase subunit E: protein MEFTFTQQNLEKIDQILKKYPTKKAALMPLLWLAQEQNGFISGEVMKSVASILEVSLEEVLGVVTFYTMYHQHEMGKYHFQVCTNVSCLLRGGYDIWNHVRSKLKIENGQVTSDKKFSLEEVECMGSCGSAPMMAVNEDYYENLSLDQVDQIIESFK from the coding sequence ATGGAATTTACATTCACACAACAAAACTTAGAAAAAATTGATCAGATACTTAAAAAGTATCCGACAAAAAAAGCAGCGCTTATGCCGTTACTCTGGCTGGCACAGGAACAAAACGGATTTATTTCCGGCGAAGTAATGAAGTCAGTCGCATCTATACTTGAAGTTTCACTTGAAGAAGTACTTGGTGTGGTAACATTCTACACAATGTATCATCAGCATGAAATGGGAAAATATCATTTTCAAGTTTGTACAAACGTATCATGTTTACTTCGCGGCGGCTATGATATTTGGAATCATGTTCGTTCAAAACTTAAAATAGAAAATGGTCAGGTTACTTCAGACAAAAAATTTTCACTCGAAGAAGTTGAATGCATGGGAAGCTGCGGCTCGGCACCAATGATGGCAGTCAACGAAGACTATTATGAAAATTTATCCCTTGATCAAGTTGATCAAATAATAGAAAGTTTTAAATAG
- a CDS encoding four helix bundle protein, with translation MEKVFSHEKLNVYKRSLDFVEFADKLLCKQKERISACDQLDRASTSIPLNIAEGSGKFSSKDKSRYYDIARGSATESAACLDVLLIKKKIETDENSKGKEILFEIVSMLIGLIKSTSDRIYEDNETYNP, from the coding sequence ATGGAAAAAGTTTTTAGTCATGAAAAACTGAATGTTTATAAACGATCCCTGGATTTTGTTGAATTTGCAGATAAGTTATTATGCAAACAAAAAGAAAGAATCAGTGCTTGCGATCAATTGGATCGGGCTTCTACTTCGATTCCATTAAATATCGCTGAGGGATCGGGAAAATTTAGCAGTAAAGATAAAAGCCGTTATTACGATATAGCCCGTGGTTCTGCTACTGAGAGTGCTGCTTGTTTAGATGTATTATTAATAAAGAAAAAAATTGAAACTGATGAAAACTCTAAAGGCAAAGAAATTCTTTTTGAAATTGTTTCAATGTTAATTGGCTTAATAAAAAGCACATCGGATAGAATTTATGAAGATAATGAAACATACAACCCATAA
- the rplU gene encoding 50S ribosomal protein L21, protein MFAVVDILGQQFKVEENKKYYVPKLKEETDTNVVFDNILLYSDDEGTKVGNPKVSGVKVVARVLQHLKDDKVIVFKKKRRTGYDKKNGHRQQLTRIEVTKIG, encoded by the coding sequence ATGTTCGCAGTCGTAGATATACTAGGTCAACAGTTCAAAGTTGAGGAAAACAAAAAATATTACGTTCCGAAATTGAAAGAAGAAACAGATACGAATGTTGTATTTGATAACATTCTTCTTTACTCAGACGACGAAGGAACAAAAGTAGGAAACCCAAAAGTTTCCGGAGTAAAAGTTGTCGCTCGTGTACTCCAACATCTTAAAGACGATAAAGTAATTGTCTTTAAGAAAAAAAGAAGGACGGGGTACGATAAAAAGAACGGGCACAGACAGCAGTTAACAAGAATTGAAGTAACAAAGATCGGTTAA
- the mdh gene encoding malate dehydrogenase: MSRKKISLIGGGQIGGVLTQLIATRQLGDVVLFDIVEDMPQGKCLDVVEASRIDGFDVNVKGTNNYKDIEGSDIVIITAGLPRKPGMSRDDLLVTNAKIMKSVAENVKQYAPNSIAIIISNPLDAMVTLFKKITGFAANKVIGQAGVLDSSRFATFIAWELGVSVKDVNAMVLGGHGDTMVPIVRYANVNGIPAMELLERKYKDKTKAAEIMKAMVERTKAAGGEVVKLLKTGSAFYSPASSAISMAESIIYDEKRVLPVCAYLNGEFGCTGYYVGVPAVLGSNGVEKIVEFELNTEEKAQLDNSITAVKNLVVDMERLGF; encoded by the coding sequence ATGTCACGCAAAAAAATATCTTTGATAGGTGGAGGACAAATCGGCGGAGTTCTCACTCAGTTAATTGCAACAAGACAGCTTGGTGATGTCGTTCTATTCGATATTGTCGAAGACATGCCGCAAGGTAAATGCCTCGATGTTGTCGAAGCTTCAAGAATTGACGGCTTTGACGTGAATGTTAAAGGCACAAACAATTATAAAGACATTGAAGGTTCTGATATTGTTATCATCACTGCAGGACTGCCGCGTAAACCCGGAATGAGCAGAGATGACTTGCTTGTTACTAACGCAAAAATTATGAAAAGCGTTGCAGAAAATGTAAAGCAGTATGCACCAAATTCAATTGCAATAATTATTTCCAACCCCCTTGATGCAATGGTTACTCTATTTAAAAAAATCACGGGCTTTGCTGCGAATAAAGTTATCGGACAAGCCGGTGTGCTTGATTCGTCACGCTTTGCTACATTTATCGCGTGGGAACTTGGCGTATCTGTAAAAGATGTAAACGCAATGGTACTTGGCGGACACGGCGATACGATGGTTCCGATTGTACGATATGCAAATGTAAATGGCATCCCTGCAATGGAATTGCTCGAAAGAAAATATAAAGATAAAACCAAAGCTGCTGAAATAATGAAAGCAATGGTTGAAAGAACCAAAGCTGCCGGCGGCGAAGTTGTAAAACTTTTAAAGACCGGTTCAGCTTTTTACTCCCCCGCTTCATCAGCAATCTCAATGGCAGAATCAATTATCTATGACGAAAAACGAGTGCTTCCGGTTTGTGCTTATTTAAATGGCGAATTTGGATGCACCGGCTATTACGTTGGTGTTCCGGCAGTGCTTGGTTCAAACGGCGTTGAAAAAATTGTAGAGTTTGAACTTAATACAGAAGAGAAAGCACAATTGGATAACTCAATTACCGCGGTGAAAAATCTTGTTGTTGATATGGAGCGATTGGGATTCTGA
- a CDS encoding NADH-quinone oxidoreductase subunit C — MEFKEILLKKINGQFPELKIDTTDFRNELTLSFDKNFIIPVCKFLKSNPELEFLFCTDITAIDWAVRKNRFTVVYNIYSLKNNFRLRLKANVDESDCTIDSVTSVWKSANWQERETYDMYGIKFNTHPDLRRMYMPEEFEYHPLRKDFPLTGIPGSLPLPKK, encoded by the coding sequence ATGGAATTCAAAGAAATATTATTAAAAAAAATAAATGGTCAATTCCCTGAATTGAAAATTGATACCACCGATTTTAGAAACGAGCTGACTCTTTCATTCGATAAGAATTTTATAATTCCTGTCTGTAAGTTTCTCAAATCAAATCCCGAATTAGAGTTTCTATTCTGTACAGATATAACTGCAATAGATTGGGCGGTAAGAAAAAATAGATTCACAGTTGTTTATAATATTTATTCATTAAAAAATAATTTCCGACTTCGATTAAAAGCTAATGTTGATGAATCAGATTGTACTATTGACTCTGTTACTTCTGTGTGGAAATCTGCTAATTGGCAGGAACGCGAAACTTATGATATGTATGGAATTAAATTTAATACCCACCCTGACTTGAGAAGAATGTACATGCCCGAAGAATTTGAATACCACCCTTTAAGAAAAGATTTTCCGTTAACAGGCATTCCAGGATCTTTACCACTACCTAAGAAGTAA
- a CDS encoding ATP-binding protein, which translates to MPENKYHLEIDSDPNNLITVEEFVNYFGRDLNLSEEKIAHLLLTVTEATTNAIIHGNKCDPKKLVVIDVWVENSSLFISVKDSGKGFDPSALPDPTETDNLLKDSGRGVYLMKVYMDEIKFNVTDQGTETLLMLKL; encoded by the coding sequence TTGCCGGAAAACAAATATCACCTCGAAATAGACAGCGATCCGAATAATTTAATTACGGTTGAAGAATTCGTTAATTACTTCGGCAGGGATTTAAATCTCAGTGAAGAAAAGATTGCCCACTTGCTGCTCACTGTTACAGAAGCAACCACCAATGCCATCATTCACGGCAACAAATGTGACCCTAAAAAATTAGTTGTAATTGATGTTTGGGTTGAAAACAGCAGCCTTTTTATTTCGGTTAAGGACAGTGGAAAAGGATTTGATCCTTCTGCTTTGCCTGACCCGACTGAGACAGATAATTTGTTAAAAGACTCAGGAAGGGGTGTGTATCTTATGAAAGTTTACATGGATGAAATTAAATTCAATGTCACTGATCAGGGAACTGAAACTCTTCTAATGCTAAAATTATAG
- a CDS encoding NADH-quinone oxidoreductase subunit B yields MGLEAKLTQDGFFTTTVDALIAWSRKNSVWPMPMGISCCAIEMMASGDPKYDIARFGSEVMRFTPRQCDLMIVAGTVTYKMAPVVRKIYDQMPDPKWVIAMGACTSTGGMYRSYSVVQGIDQFLPVDIYLAGCPPRPDNLLNALIQIQEKIGNTKARDFQNVKLPELTVIQNN; encoded by the coding sequence ATGGGATTAGAAGCAAAGCTGACACAGGATGGATTTTTTACAACCACGGTTGATGCATTAATTGCGTGGTCAAGAAAAAATTCAGTTTGGCCAATGCCGATGGGAATCTCGTGCTGTGCAATCGAGATGATGGCTTCCGGCGATCCGAAGTATGATATTGCGCGCTTCGGGTCTGAAGTGATGCGCTTTACCCCCCGCCAATGTGATTTGATGATTGTTGCCGGGACAGTTACTTACAAGATGGCTCCTGTTGTTAGAAAAATTTACGATCAAATGCCCGACCCAAAATGGGTGATTGCTATGGGCGCTTGCACCTCAACCGGCGGTATGTATCGTTCATATTCTGTTGTGCAGGGGATTGATCAATTTTTACCGGTAGATATTTATTTAGCCGGCTGCCCTCCCCGTCCTGATAATCTTTTGAATGCACTTATTCAGATTCAGGAAAAAATTGGTAACACAAAAGCAAGAGATTTTCAAAATGTTAAACTTCCGGAATTGACAGTAATTCAGAATAATTAA
- a CDS encoding NADH-quinone oxidoreductase subunit D yields the protein MQKLEKDEVHPKIIQALLDADTTITVEDALENEMILNMGPQHPATHGVLRLLLRLDGETVVACVPDLGYLHRGYEKMAENMSYHEYIPHTDRLDYLSPLANNVAWVTAVEKLAGIEVPPRAQYIRMLVAELSRIASHLVAIGSLAMDVGALTVFLWTLREREKILDIWDILCGARFTNSYTRIGGVANDIQPEAEKIARWFIDQFEPNLTECEQLLNTNRIFIERLEGVGVISQQDAIDLAMTGPNLRATGIAYDLRRVSPYLKYSEIDFNIPTYTEGDCLARYFIRADEARESAKIVKQVLDKMPQGPISANEPKKVLPKKGEIYSRMEELIHDFMIVNFGINPPVGEIYSAIEGSKGELGFYIVSKGEGHPWKCKIRSPSFNNLQSLPHLIKGHMVSDVVAIIGSLDPIMGEADK from the coding sequence ATGCAGAAATTAGAAAAAGACGAAGTTCATCCTAAAATTATTCAAGCATTACTCGATGCTGATACTACTATTACCGTTGAAGACGCGCTTGAAAATGAAATGATTCTAAATATGGGTCCGCAGCATCCCGCTACTCATGGCGTACTCAGATTATTATTGAGATTAGACGGCGAAACTGTTGTGGCTTGCGTTCCTGATCTTGGCTATCTTCATCGCGGCTATGAAAAAATGGCCGAGAACATGTCTTACCATGAATATATACCTCACACCGATAGATTAGATTATCTTTCGCCATTGGCAAACAATGTTGCATGGGTTACAGCAGTTGAAAAGCTCGCCGGCATCGAAGTACCCCCTCGTGCACAATACATCAGGATGCTCGTTGCAGAACTTTCAAGAATTGCTTCGCATCTTGTGGCAATTGGTTCGCTTGCTATGGATGTAGGAGCACTAACTGTATTTTTATGGACGTTAAGGGAGAGGGAAAAAATCCTTGATATTTGGGATATCCTATGCGGTGCTCGATTTACAAACAGCTATACACGAATTGGCGGAGTAGCTAATGACATTCAGCCGGAAGCCGAGAAAATTGCACGATGGTTTATTGATCAATTTGAACCTAATTTGACAGAGTGTGAACAACTGTTAAATACAAACAGAATTTTTATCGAACGTCTTGAAGGCGTAGGGGTTATTTCTCAGCAAGATGCGATTGATCTTGCAATGACCGGTCCTAATTTACGCGCTACCGGAATTGCTTATGATTTGAGAAGAGTCTCCCCATACCTTAAATACAGTGAAATTGATTTTAATATTCCCACATATACTGAAGGTGATTGTCTCGCTCGTTATTTTATCCGTGCCGATGAAGCTCGTGAAAGCGCAAAGATAGTTAAGCAAGTACTCGACAAGATGCCGCAGGGTCCAATCTCGGCAAATGAACCGAAAAAAGTTTTACCGAAAAAAGGTGAAATTTATTCACGCATGGAAGAATTGATTCACGATTTTATGATTGTTAACTTTGGAATAAATCCACCCGTCGGTGAAATTTACAGTGCTATCGAAGGTTCGAAAGGTGAACTGGGATTTTATATCGTCAGCAAAGGTGAGGGGCATCCCTGGAAATGTAAAATTCGCTCTCCCTCGTTTAATAATTTACAATCACTGCCTCACTTAATTAAAGGACACATGGTTTCGGATGTCGTAGCTATCATTGGTAGTCTTGATCCGATTATGGGAGAGGCGGACAAATGA
- the pckA gene encoding phosphoenolpyruvate carboxykinase (ATP), whose translation MSKYLEFNTPATKEAKELASDFKLFNHGLVQLDRVFWNLSDEALYEEIIFRNEGRITKEGPIVVHTGKHTARAAADKFIVREETTENKIWWGVYNRPFTPEKFSSLMGRVQAFCQGEELFVQDCYAGADPNYKMPIRIITDKAWHSLFARNMFITTDDKDELKKFIPDFTVIALTGFKVDPSLDGTRSDTGIILNFAERTAVIANTLYGGEIKKSIFTLLNFLLTFKDVLPMHCSANVGDKGDVALFFGLSGTGKTTLSADPKRKLIGDDEHGWSSDSVFNFEGGCYAKVIRLSAESEPEIYATTKRFGTILENVVFDPVSRHIDLDDDKITENTRASYPLDFIPNVVPEGYVRTHPKNIIFLTCDASGVLPPIAKLNPAQAQYHFISGYTSKIAGTEIGLGIEPQITFSACFGAPFMVRHPFEYAEMLKQRMLKHNANVWLVNTGWVGGRFGVGKRISIRHTRNLLNAALEGKLDKAKYRKDKLFGFEVPLYCPDVPEDVLDPSSSWGNKNEYWKKYDALAARFIDNFKLFAKGCSQEVIDAGPKRL comes from the coding sequence ATGAGTAAATATTTAGAATTCAATACCCCCGCCACGAAAGAAGCAAAAGAGTTAGCTTCTGATTTTAAATTATTCAATCATGGATTGGTTCAACTCGACCGGGTCTTTTGGAATTTATCCGACGAAGCTTTGTACGAAGAAATAATTTTTCGTAACGAAGGAAGGATCACCAAAGAAGGACCTATCGTAGTTCACACTGGCAAACATACTGCCCGCGCTGCGGCTGATAAATTTATTGTGCGAGAAGAAACTACTGAAAATAAAATCTGGTGGGGGGTCTACAATCGTCCTTTCACACCAGAAAAATTCAGTTCGCTAATGGGACGCGTGCAGGCCTTTTGTCAGGGTGAGGAATTATTCGTTCAGGATTGTTACGCCGGCGCAGATCCAAATTATAAAATGCCGATCAGAATAATTACTGACAAAGCTTGGCATAGCTTGTTCGCAAGAAATATGTTCATTACTACAGATGACAAGGATGAGCTAAAAAAATTCATCCCTGATTTTACGGTAATCGCACTTACGGGTTTTAAAGTTGATCCTTCACTTGATGGAACGCGAAGCGATACAGGAATAATATTAAATTTTGCAGAGCGAACTGCCGTAATCGCAAACACACTTTACGGCGGTGAAATTAAAAAATCAATTTTCACTCTCCTTAATTTTCTACTCACATTCAAAGATGTATTGCCGATGCATTGTTCTGCAAATGTTGGCGATAAAGGCGATGTTGCTCTGTTCTTCGGATTAAGCGGAACAGGAAAAACAACGCTCTCTGCCGATCCCAAAAGGAAATTGATTGGTGATGATGAACACGGTTGGAGCTCTGACAGCGTTTTTAATTTTGAAGGCGGGTGTTACGCTAAGGTGATCAGACTTTCTGCTGAAAGCGAACCCGAAATTTACGCAACCACCAAACGCTTCGGAACGATTCTCGAAAATGTTGTGTTCGATCCTGTAAGCCGTCATATTGATCTTGACGATGATAAAATTACAGAGAACACACGCGCATCATATCCGCTTGATTTTATTCCTAACGTTGTACCCGAAGGATATGTACGAACTCATCCGAAAAATATTATTTTCTTAACCTGCGATGCCTCCGGTGTTTTGCCTCCAATTGCAAAATTAAATCCTGCACAAGCGCAGTATCATTTTATAAGCGGCTACACTTCAAAAATTGCCGGCACTGAAATTGGTTTGGGTATCGAGCCGCAGATTACATTCAGTGCATGCTTTGGTGCGCCGTTTATGGTTCGCCATCCTTTTGAATATGCAGAAATGCTGAAGCAAAGAATGCTGAAACATAATGCAAATGTCTGGCTTGTTAACACAGGCTGGGTGGGTGGAAGATTCGGTGTCGGAAAAAGAATAAGTATTCGGCACACAAGAAATCTACTGAACGCTGCTCTCGAAGGTAAACTGGATAAAGCAAAATACAGAAAAGATAAATTGTTCGGTTTTGAAGTCCCTCTCTACTGTCCTGATGTACCTGAAGACGTTCTTGATCCTTCAAGCTCGTGGGGAAATAAGAATGAGTACTGGAAAAAATACGATGCACTTGCCGCCCGCTTTATAGATAACTTCAAGCTATTTGCAAAAGGCTGTAGTCAGGAAGTAATTGACGCCGGACCGAAGCGATTGTAA
- a CDS encoding nucleotidyltransferase family protein, translating into MKAMILAAGLGTRLRPLTNTIPKALIPLNGITLLERTIKKISLAGFDEIIINVHHFAEQIKKFLEQKKYFGLNISISDESDELLDTGGGLKKAVSFFDDAEPFLLHNVDVLTDLNLNELLNSHKKNNSIATLAVMKRKSSRQFLFDDEMNLCGWQNQKTNEKKISRQKITPFQQFAFCGIQILEPAIFDFFPGDNKFSLVNFYIQVSRAKTIKGLLTNSKYFYDLGSIKKLTEAEKFISQTRS; encoded by the coding sequence ATGAAAGCAATGATTCTCGCTGCAGGTTTAGGCACAAGATTAAGACCTCTGACTAACACAATTCCAAAAGCCTTGATTCCATTGAATGGAATTACTTTGCTTGAAAGAACAATTAAAAAAATATCACTCGCAGGTTTTGATGAAATAATAATAAATGTTCATCACTTTGCTGAACAAATAAAAAAATTTCTTGAGCAGAAAAAATATTTTGGATTAAATATTTCTATCTCCGATGAATCAGATGAACTGCTCGATACGGGAGGAGGTTTGAAAAAAGCAGTGTCGTTTTTCGATGATGCAGAACCTTTTCTGCTTCACAATGTTGATGTACTGACTGATTTAAATTTAAACGAATTATTAAATTCACATAAAAAAAATAATTCAATAGCCACACTTGCTGTGATGAAACGTAAAAGTTCGCGGCAATTTCTTTTTGATGATGAAATGAATCTTTGCGGCTGGCAAAACCAAAAGACAAACGAGAAAAAAATTAGCAGACAAAAAATAACTCCTTTCCAACAATTTGCATTTTGTGGAATACAAATTCTTGAACCAGCAATTTTTGATTTCTTTCCAGGAGATAATAAATTTTCATTAGTTAATTTTTATATTCAGGTTAGCAGGGCAAAAACGATTAAAGGATTACTAACTAACTCGAAATACTTTTATGATTTGGGAAGCATCAAAAAGCTGACTGAAGCGGAAAAATTTATTTCACAAACCAGATCATAA
- the rpmA gene encoding 50S ribosomal protein L27: MAHKKGQGSTRNGRDSNAQRLGVKRFGGEQVLAGNILVRQRGTKFHPGTNVMKGGDDTLFATVNGVVKFETKRGDRQFISVHPVN; the protein is encoded by the coding sequence ATGGCTCATAAAAAAGGTCAAGGCTCAACAAGAAACGGAAGAGACAGCAACGCACAGCGGCTCGGCGTTAAAAGATTTGGCGGCGAACAAGTGCTTGCAGGAAATATTTTAGTTCGTCAGCGCGGAACGAAATTTCATCCAGGCACAAACGTTATGAAAGGCGGCGACGATACTTTATTTGCAACTGTGAATGGAGTAGTAAAATTTGAAACTAAACGCGGCGATAGACAATTCATCAGCGTACATCCTGTTAACTAA
- the nuoF gene encoding NADH-quinone oxidoreductase subunit NuoF: MEKIVLPDIKDLHLIDVYLQNGGFTAVKKAFSQSTDDIIDQVKKSGLRGRGGAAFSAGLKWSFMPKTTDKLKYLCINGDESEPGSFKDRQIFEFNPHQLIEGILITSYAIGAKVAYVYIRGEYHKWIRLFENALADAYARGFVGEKMKESFGTDFFCDIYVHKGAGAYICGEESALMNSIEGKRGYPRVKPPFPAQNGLWGNPTTINNVETITNVPPIINKGWEWFSKIGEPKHPGTILFGVSGHVNKPGVYELPSGTLLTDIIYNYAGGVPGNKKILCVIPGGSSMPPLRGDQLEGVKMDAESLRTVGSAIGTGGIIVMDEDTDLVKVLARIAKFYHHESCGQCTPCREGTGWLQKILERILDGKGSLNDIDLLITVASNIEGNTICALGEAAAWPVKFMVQRFRDYFEKRVSIKMDIPVANKVHSMRNTAIPLADIKN; this comes from the coding sequence ATGGAAAAAATAGTTCTTCCTGATATTAAAGACCTCCACCTTATTGATGTTTATCTGCAGAACGGCGGCTTCACTGCTGTAAAAAAGGCTTTCTCCCAATCCACCGATGATATTATAGATCAGGTAAAAAAATCAGGATTACGCGGCAGGGGTGGGGCAGCATTCTCGGCTGGGTTAAAATGGAGTTTCATGCCGAAGACTACCGACAAGTTAAAATATCTTTGCATCAACGGCGACGAAAGTGAACCTGGTTCATTCAAAGACAGACAAATATTTGAATTTAATCCTCATCAACTAATTGAGGGTATTTTAATCACCAGCTATGCAATTGGTGCAAAGGTCGCTTATGTTTATATCCGTGGTGAGTACCATAAATGGATTAGACTTTTTGAAAATGCCTTAGCTGATGCTTATGCACGCGGATTCGTTGGTGAAAAAATGAAAGAATCTTTCGGCACCGATTTCTTCTGTGATATTTATGTTCACAAAGGGGCAGGGGCATATATCTGTGGTGAAGAATCAGCACTGATGAATTCGATTGAAGGTAAAAGAGGTTATCCAAGAGTTAAACCTCCCTTTCCGGCACAAAATGGATTATGGGGTAATCCCACAACTATAAATAATGTTGAAACGATCACAAATGTTCCTCCAATAATTAATAAAGGCTGGGAGTGGTTTTCTAAAATTGGTGAACCTAAACATCCGGGGACAATATTGTTTGGTGTAAGCGGTCACGTGAACAAACCGGGTGTTTACGAACTTCCATCTGGAACTTTATTGACAGATATTATTTACAACTATGCCGGTGGTGTTCCCGGAAATAAAAAAATCCTTTGTGTAATTCCCGGCGGTTCATCTATGCCCCCCCTGCGTGGTGATCAACTGGAAGGTGTAAAAATGGATGCCGAATCTTTACGCACAGTCGGCTCTGCAATTGGTACGGGTGGTATTATTGTAATGGATGAGGATACCGATCTTGTGAAAGTGCTTGCTCGTATCGCTAAATTCTATCATCACGAAAGCTGCGGGCAGTGTACCCCGTGCAGAGAAGGTACAGGGTGGCTGCAAAAAATATTAGAACGAATTCTTGACGGCAAAGGTTCACTAAATGATATTGATTTATTGATTACAGTTGCAAGTAATATAGAAGGCAATACTATTTGTGCTCTTGGTGAAGCCGCTGCCTGGCCTGTAAAATTCATGGTTCAAAGGTTCAGGGATTATTTTGAAAAACGGGTTAGCATCAAAATGGACATTCCCGTTGCCAACAAAGTTCATTCAATGAGAAACACAGCAATTCCTTTAGCGGATATTAAGAACTAA